Proteins co-encoded in one Papaver somniferum cultivar HN1 chromosome 5, ASM357369v1, whole genome shotgun sequence genomic window:
- the LOC113279062 gene encoding uncharacterized protein LOC113279062, which yields MKVADLLNGKLWTIPEELQHYLTAARLPEVSGGSDLLVWSSDIRGKFSTSVAVEKLRLREPWIHWPTFIWKHFLHPGIASNIWKLQQKNYVDDMVTRNQGYELASKCCICGEDQNNMDHTLLHCKFTLKIWSWMGSVFEFRNPKSFDDGCKAGQHKSPLIKEIWMTAACATMKELWFQKE from the coding sequence atgaaagtAGCAGATTTGTTAAATGGAAAATTATGGACTATTCCTGAAGAATTACAACATTATTTGACTGCTGCAAGATTGCCTGAAGTTAGTGGAGGCTCAGATTTGTTGGTGTGGAGCAGTGACATAAGAGGTAAATTCTCAACTTCTGTAGCTGTTGAAAAATTAAGATTGAGAGAACCATGGATACATTGGCCTACTTTCATATGGAAACATTTCCTGCATCCAGGTATTGCCAGTAATATTTGgaagttacaacaaaaaaattatgttgatgatatggttACGAGGAATCAAGGATATGAACTGGCATCTAAATGTTGTATTTGTGGTGAGGATCAGAACAATATGGATCATACACTATTGCATTGCAAGTTCACCCTAAAAATATGGTCTTGGATGGGTTCTGTTTTTGAATTTAGAAATCCAAAATCCTTTGATGATGGATGTAAAGCTGGTCAACATAAAAGTCCtttgataaaagaaatttggATGACTGCAGCCTGTGCAACAATGAAGGAACTATGGTTTCAAAAAGAATAG